The genomic segment CTGCGGCAGCCTCACCGGGTGTGCTTCAAGGAAATCGACCGCAAGCACTACCGCGACTATGTGGGCTACGCGCTCTGGTTCTATGAGGCCGATCCGTTCCCGCTTTACCAGTGCATCTGGAGCGATGAGATGGGCCGGTTTCCGTGGGAACCCGGCTGTAGCGCGTACTGCAGAGATGGCCAACCACTTTTGTTTCTGCGTTGAAAACGCCTCAAACAACGCTTCGACTTCGTCCCATCGGGTTCACGATGCAAAACGTGCAGCAGCAGATTGCATGAACCTCGCGGCGCACATCCTGAATCTAAAGCGGTGAAACGGTATCCGGTTCAAGGGGACTGGCCGGGCCAGAACGCTCCGCAGGCTTCCCTCTGACGAGTCCCTGACTCTCTTTGAGCTGCACGACCCATTATTGAGGAGACATTTTGGCTGCATCGCAAACTACGGCGGCACCTGCGCCCGCCGCGCTCCAGGCGGCCTGGAAGCCGCGATCGAACCCGTGGCTGATTGCCGCGACCGTCGCGCTGGCGGCCTTTATGGAGGTGCTGGATACCTCCATTGCCAACGTGGCCCTGCCTCACATTGCTGGGAGTCTCGGCGCCAGCATCGACCAGGGTACCTGGGTGCTGACCAGCTACCTGGTCTCGAACGCCATCGTGCTTCCCCTCGGCGCCTGGGCCTCGAACGTGATGGGGCGTAAGAACTTCTTTCTAACCTGTCTTGTCATCTTCACGATTTCGAGTTTTCTCTGCGGCATCGCGCCTACGCTTCCCCTGCTGATTGTCTTCCGCATTCTGCAGGGCGCCGGGGGCGGCGGCTTGCAGCCGATGGCGCAGGCCATCATGGCCGACTCCTTCGAACCGCATAAGCGCGGACAGGCATTCGCCCTTTACGGCTTGGTGGCCGTTCTCGCCCCGTCGATCGGTCCCACGCTGGGCGGCTGGATCACAGACAACTACTCGTGGCGCTGGATCTTCTTCATCAACATTCCGGTCGGTCTTCTGGCGTTCCTGCTGGTCACCCGCCTCATTGAGGATCCACCGTGGATCAAGCCGGACCGCAAGCTGCTGGGGCAGATGGACTACCTCGGTCTAAGCTTCCTTTCGATCGCCATGGGCGGTATGCAGATCATGCTGGACAAAGGCGAAGAGAACGACTGGTTCTCCTCGGGCTTCATTCAGTTCTTCGCGGTGCTGTTTGTGGGCGGCATGATTGCGCTGGTGCTGTGGGAACTGCATACAGACAAGCCGATCATCAACCTGCGCCTGTTCCGGTTCAAGAACTTTGCCATCTGCTGCTTCCTGATGGCCTTAGTCGGCGGCGTGCTGAACGCGAATACCGTGCTGCAGCCGCAGTTCATGCAGGAGCTGCTGGGCTATACGGCAACTTCGGCGGGCGAGGCGCTGACCGCGGGAGGCATCGCTCTGGTGGTGGTGATGCCGCTGGCGGGGTTTGCAACCGGAAAGATATCCGCGCGCACTCTGGCGGTTGTTGGCTTCATCATGTTCACCTTCACCTTCCGCTACGCGGCGCAGGTGACGAGCCTGCAGATGACGTTCAGCCAGGCGTCGTGGCTGCGCGTGATCCAGATGCTGCCGCTGCCGTTCTGCTTCATTTCGATCACGAATGCAGCGTACGTGGGCATGCCGAAGGAGGAGTCGAACCAGGTCTCGGGCCTAATCAACTTCGCCCGCAACATCGGCGGAAGCATCCTGATCGCCATCACTAGCGCGCAGGTGACCAGCCGGACGATGTGGCATGAGCAGCATTTGCAGAACTTCATGCAGCCCGGCCAGCCGGGATACGACGCACATCGAGGCGCGCTGCAGGGCTTCCTAAGTGGGCAGTTTGGAGGCCCGAACGGCGGCGGTCTCGCACTGGGATCGCTGTATCAGCAGCTCAACATGCAGGCCCGCATGCAGGGCTACCAGGATGTGTATATCGAGCTGTCATGGATGTCGGTGTGCCTCGTCCTTCTGGCCTTCCTGCTGAGCAAGAACCGTCCCGGTCAGAGCGCGGCTCCGGAGGGGGCAGTGCACTAACGCGACTTTCTGAGAAGGAAGTCCGCAGTCCGTAAACAGAGGGCGCTGCTGTTTACCAGGAACTAACTTTTGGCCTTGAGCCCCAAAAACTCAGGCCAAATAATTTATGGATTTTCATATACGAATAAGTTATGTGAAGTGAGATATTTATCGAAAAGCGATGCCGAAAAAGCGAAGGTAAGGAGAAGTAAAAACAGGGGGAGGGGTAGCTAATTTTCTAGTAACTCCCCGCTGATACTGGTGAAGGGCCGTGTTCCGTAGACGAAACACAGCCCTCAAGGGAAGAGTAGCGTTCTGAGAGGGCGAGGTCTGTGATGGCTATCACGGGCGTGCGGTGCGGCCATCGCGCCTTCGGCGCCAGACTGAAGCGGAGCGGGGATCGTGCCTTCCAGCCTTGCGGCAGAAAGAAGCCGCAATGGCGTTCCAGGCAGGTGTACCTGATCATCCTGGCGTTCTTTTGCTGAGCAAGAACCGTTCTGGACAGAGCTCTGCTCCGGAAGGGCCTGTCCCCTAACACGCAAGCCGTGCAAGTCTTGTCAGGAGGAGTCTCAGCATGGCGATACCACTCCCAGACTTGCAACGTGCCGCATTGCTCAGCATGGACTTGCACAGCTCCATCGTGTCCATCTACACGCAAAATGATCCCGAGTACATAACCAGAGTGGCGGCGGTTCTGCATACCGCAAGAAAACGCGGCATGCAGATCATCCACGTCCGGGTAGGATTTCGGCCGGGCATGCCTGAGATCAGCGAGCGCAACGTGCTGTTCGCGGCCGTGAAAGCAAACCCGCAGTGGCAACAGCTTTTCTCCGGACCCAACAGCGCCATTCATTCCGCGGCGGCGCCGGTCGGCGATGAGACCGTCATTACAAAGCACCGGGGAAGCGCGTTCACCGGCACCGATCTTGAGATGATTCTGCGCGCCAACGACATCGATACGCTGGTTCTTCTTGGCATCGCCACCAGCGGCGTGGTGCTGGCTACCCTTCTGCATGCAGCCGATGCGGACTACCAGCTGGCTGTAGTGGGGGACTGCTGCGCCGATCGCGACCCTGATTTGCATGCGGCGCTGATCGAAAGATACTTCCCGCGCATGGCCGCCGTAATAGACGCTGCCGGTTTCTGCGAAGCTGCCGCGCAATGATTTAGCTGCTCTGAAGGCGAAAACGCCAGGAGCCTTGCGGCCTCTGGCGTTTTCTGGGTGCCTCGTATCTCTTCGGTCCGAACACCATCCAGCAATGCCGGGCGATGAATCTTCAGTAGTACCGGTTGACCCGCCTCGCTGTGACTCACTGCCAGCTGCTTTTCCGCTTTCCGTCGAAGATCGTCTCCGGCGAACCGTTTACGATCCTCGCCTTCC from the Occallatibacter riparius genome contains:
- a CDS encoding DHA2 family efflux MFS transporter permease subunit, whose amino-acid sequence is MAASQTTAAPAPAALQAAWKPRSNPWLIAATVALAAFMEVLDTSIANVALPHIAGSLGASIDQGTWVLTSYLVSNAIVLPLGAWASNVMGRKNFFLTCLVIFTISSFLCGIAPTLPLLIVFRILQGAGGGGLQPMAQAIMADSFEPHKRGQAFALYGLVAVLAPSIGPTLGGWITDNYSWRWIFFINIPVGLLAFLLVTRLIEDPPWIKPDRKLLGQMDYLGLSFLSIAMGGMQIMLDKGEENDWFSSGFIQFFAVLFVGGMIALVLWELHTDKPIINLRLFRFKNFAICCFLMALVGGVLNANTVLQPQFMQELLGYTATSAGEALTAGGIALVVVMPLAGFATGKISARTLAVVGFIMFTFTFRYAAQVTSLQMTFSQASWLRVIQMLPLPFCFISITNAAYVGMPKEESNQVSGLINFARNIGGSILIAITSAQVTSRTMWHEQHLQNFMQPGQPGYDAHRGALQGFLSGQFGGPNGGGLALGSLYQQLNMQARMQGYQDVYIELSWMSVCLVLLAFLLSKNRPGQSAAPEGAVH
- a CDS encoding cysteine hydrolase family protein, with product MAIPLPDLQRAALLSMDLHSSIVSIYTQNDPEYITRVAAVLHTARKRGMQIIHVRVGFRPGMPEISERNVLFAAVKANPQWQQLFSGPNSAIHSAAAPVGDETVITKHRGSAFTGTDLEMILRANDIDTLVLLGIATSGVVLATLLHAADADYQLAVVGDCCADRDPDLHAALIERYFPRMAAVIDAAGFCEAAAQ